The Palaemon carinicauda isolate YSFRI2023 chromosome 37, ASM3689809v2, whole genome shotgun sequence genome contains a region encoding:
- the LOC137629704 gene encoding uncharacterized protein, with the protein MYTCDTCDLEFYDWNELKYHLESHLLSSAERKLCGHFEQIFIPEIKREEIDITDVGDNIEETDIGGEKSDVNYAEPKIKDLSEEKLDNNCMETQEVDLISVKLPVNIDFAEPNVKDNNCTETQETDLISVKLPVNINLAELNVKDNNCMETQETDLISVKLPVNINLAEPNVNDNNCTEIQETDLISVKLPVNINFAEPNVSDNNCTETKEIDLPSVKLPVDINFALPNVTDNSEKKLHKKFEKSDTFTSKNDYGKSKKPLYHVSAKATSDNHKDDSVPTVDKERPFKCTQCVKYFKNIFSLRCHMRVHLYAKNYMCPICKRSFPYDCKLKKHMVVHSENKTYVCKICDKRFALYRFLVNHTRRCSSRKDNSNSFNHKAKLSIKGLCGQSSVLKRKKEISQDSHSSSLHNIKSIRNNGLDVDANHVLKKETSVMSLDKNCLKSDDSSRGKLQFEIGIDGGITSSKCLRVESDELDANKKLFGQRKGEAGKDILKQEHSGTEVPKKFLVKEVDTLKHEKLSNKTERQPLQLPREMCKKLDSCEGKADTCSAANRDEKGVPYLHFINELFIVDELVTDEIYENASDPLL; encoded by the coding sequence ATGTATACTTGTGATACTTGTGATTTAGAATTTTATGATTGGAATGAATTAAAGTACCACTTAGAAAGTCACTTGTTATCGAGTGCTGAAAGAAAGCTATGTGGTCACTTTGAACAAATATTCATCCCTGAGATAAAGCGTGAAGAAATAGATATCACTGATGTTGGTGATAACATTGAAGAAACAGACATCGGTGGTGAGAAATCGGATGTCAACTATGCAGAACCTAAAATAAAGGACCTCAGTGAAGAAAAACTTGATAACAACTGCATGGAAACCCAAGAAGTAGATCTGATCAGTGTAAAATTACCTGTAAATATAGATTTTGCAGAACCTAATGTGAAAGATAACAACTGCACGGAAACCCAAGAAACAGATCTGATCAGTGTAAAATTACCTGTAAATATAAATTTGGCAGAACTTAATGTGAAAGATAACAACTGCATGGAAACCCAAGAAACAGATCTGATCAGTGTAAAATTACCTGTAAatataaatttggcagaacctaaTGTGAATGATAACAACTGCACGGAAATCCAAGAAACAGATCTGATCAGTGTAAAATTACCTGTAAATATAAATTTTGCAGAACCTAATGTGAGTGATAACAACTGCACGGAAACCAAAGAAATAGATCTGCCGAGTGTAAAATTACCTGTAGACATAAATTTTGCATTACCTAATGTGACTGATAACTCTGAGAAGAAATTGCACAAAAAGTTTGAAAAGTCAGATACTTTTACGTCAAAGAATGACTATGGGAAATCAAAAAAACCCCTATATCATGTCTCGGCAAAAGCGACTTCAGACAACCACAAAGATGATTCGGTACCAACTGTTGATAAGGAGCGACCCTTCAAATGCACCCAGTGTGTGaagtatttcaaaaatatatttagtttaagATGTCACATGAGGGTTCATTTATATGCTAAGAACTACATGTGTCCTATTTGCAAAAGAAGTTTTCCTTATGACTGTAAACTTAAAAAGCACATGGTGGTCCATTCAGAAAACAAAACATATGTTTGTAAAATTTGTGATAAGCGTTTTGCCTTATATAGATTTTTGGTAAATCACACGAGACGTTGTTCATCTAGAAAAGATAATTCTAATTCATTTAACCACAAGGCTAAGCTTAGCATCAAAGGTCTTTGTGGACAGAGTAGtgttttaaaaagaaagaaagagatttCACAAGATTCCCATTCAAGTTCATTACATAACATCAAATCAATAAGAAATAATGGTCTTGATGTCGATGCTAATCATGTACTGAAAAAGGAAACATCAGTCATGAGTTTGGACAAAAATTGCTTAAAGTCAGATGACTCTTCAAGAGGTAAGCTTCAGTTTGAAATAGGAATAGATGGAGGAATTACTTCATCAAAGTGTTTGAGAGTAGAAAGTGATGAATTGGATGCAAACAAAAAGCTTTTTGGTCAAAGAAAAGGAGAAGCAGGGAAGGACATTCTAAAGCAAGAGCATTCAGGTACTGAAGTACCGAAGAAATTTTTGGTCAAAGAAGTGGACACTTTGAAACATGAGAAACTTAGTAataaaacagagagacaacctttaCAACTCCCGAGAGAGATGTGTAAAAAATTAGACAGCTGTGAGGGAAAAGCAGATACATGTTCTGCTGCTAACCGTGATGAAAAGGGTGTACCctatttacattttattaatgAACTGTTTATAGTCGATGAATTAGTCACTGATGAAATCTATGAAAATGCTAGTGACCCATTACTATAA